The following DNA comes from Cuculus canorus isolate bCucCan1 chromosome 7, bCucCan1.pri, whole genome shotgun sequence.
AATTAGGCTGGCCTGTTGTAAAGAATGCTGATTTCTGGTTGGACATTTGAAGACAATCTCCTCTTCCATtggttttctctgcctttcagctctttcttctACACACACAGACTCTGTTGGCACACACCCCTTTTCACACCTGCCCCTGTGTTCTGCCGCCCTGTTCTCCAGTGCTCGTGGAAATCTGCTCTAGGTGTGCTTTGTCTCCACGTCCACTTCAGGACGTTTCTTGTGCGTGTTTTCCATCACTAGCTTGTTTCACAATCATGGCTGCAGATAGCTATCTCTTTGGCATCTCAAAGactgcctttccttcctctccagaaGTTTGCTGCAGTGGTTCCTCAGAGCATGGGTTTGGGTAAACTAGATGGATACTGGtattttgcacattttaattCTCCAGTGCCAGAGCTCTGAAGCAACTTTGCTGAGAGTTCAGGAAAATAAACGAGGCTATCTCCTGACCCTTCCTCCCTGTTACTTTTTCAAATAgttgtttccctttctttcacCTAGTAACATGAGGATTGGTCAGCAGAGGGAGACCAGAAACGACAGGTGATGGATGCAATATTCTTTAATAGTTCACAACAATAACATGTTTTGTAAGCTTTTCAGTGTACTAGCCAAGCAGTGGTTATTTTTTACAGTTAAACAATATGCAAGGTAGTTAACTGAACAAGTCTTCAACAAAAGTTTTTTCTAgataacactaaaaaaaaatattttaaaaaaatatttgaaaaagcttcagaaatTCCATTACTGTATAAGCATGTATTTCAAATGGATAGATGAAATACCATAGTACAATTCCCTTGTCATTTTCTCAGTAGAAGGCAAGATCTGAATTCCAGCTTAGAAGTTCTGTGTTCTATAGATCATCActttaaaacaacttttataTAAGTGTTAGCATTGAAAACTAAGACAGCTTAGCTATTCTTTAGTCTTTCCAAGCATGCACTCAGTTGGTGAATgaataaacaaatgaacaatCATCATGTATAGTTTCTAGATTATCACCAGAAAGTGATGCCACTAGATGTCTAAGATGGTTACAACTTCaaccttaaagaaaaaaaaagggtcctGAGAGTCTGTTGAAATAtccttgggtttggtttttcttttgatgtggaGGATTCTTGGGAACTTTACCTTGAGACAGAAAGTTGTAGCTCACATAATGCACTCAGATATTCTTCATTGTTGGGACACAATTCGACAGCTTTCTCATAACACTCAATTGCTTCATGTTTCTCACCATTTAGGTTATGAATGAATCCAAGTGTACCAAAATCTGTAGCATTTCTTGAACCTCCCTGAATTCTTTGTTCCAACAACTTCTTCAGAGTAGTTCTGCACTTATGGAACAAGTAAGAATCATTTTCAATTTTCAGTGCTTCTATGTAACACTGAATGGCTTCAGATTCCGATTTCATTTGAAAACGCTGAAAATTGCCGTAATAGTAGTAGCATTGTTGTTTATCAGAATCGGGCATATTATttatctgaaatgctttctgaaatgccGCTTTTGCTTCTTCATACCTCTTTGCTTCTGCATACATTTTTGCTAGGTCAGTATGAGCAACATAAAGTTTTGGCCTTTTGTCAgtcacttttttaaaatgaaaaatggcaCGTTGGATGAGTTCTTCCACTTGATCCTGAGGTGGATATCTTGTAGACTTTTTCAGTTGGAACAACTTTGCTCTGTAGCAGAGTGCTAGCTGGTGATGCAAAAACGCAGAGTTTGGTGTCACTGACAGGGCCTTTTTCACAATCTCCAGTGCCTTGTCCGTGTCTCCTCTCCTTCTGTAAAATTTAGCAGCGTATCGCAGGAAATAAGGAAGATCAGGGGTTTTCTGCATTGCTTCTTCAATGTATCTCTCCCCTTCATCAGCTTGGTTTAAGTCCTGAagttttaatgcaaataatGCCACAATGGAAGTATCCCCTGGATTCAGTTCCACTGCACGCTTCAGGGGCTTGAAGGACAGGCTTGCATCTTCACAttctctgtgaaaataattttccaaacGATACATTGCTATTGCATAGCCAGCATTAAATTCTGGGTTGTTGGGATCACCCTTCAGAGCATCCTCAAAGCAATCCTTTGCTCTCTTGTAGTAAATTCCTCCAAACTTTAAAAATGCCCATCCTTTCTCAGCATCGATCTCTGGAAGCTGAATCGTCCATTGAGCTGTACTTGAAAGTTTTTTGCAGCTGTTTACCACTTTGCTTACATAACTTTGAGCTTCTTCATATCTCTCCATGTAGTAATAGATCCAGGCATAGTTCCCCCAGGTTACAAGACTTCTCCTGGCAATTTCATCTGGATGATTTCTTTCCAcgatttcttcagcttttttgaGACTTCTGAGGGCTTCCTCATTTGCATTCTTTAGGTGGTGTACGTAGGATAGTAGATTATAATTTTTGCTGTTGGATTCTATGAAAAACTTGATCTGATCGCCAACTGTTTCCTCTAGGTCATCAAGATCCACATCCTCCCTCCGCAAATTCCATGTAAAATGACATTGTAGCTGCAGCAGGGAATGCTTCAAGGAAATCTTTGAAATGCTgctaaaagaaatcaaagataCTGATActccatttgctttttgttactCTTGTTTTTAAACCACACATGATATACTTCAAAAACAAGCAATACCTCAGCTGGTGCCTCTAGTCAACAATACTTCAAACAAGCCAAAGCTGTGGGAAGACATAGGTCTAAACacctgaatatttattttagtaattCTCCTTGTCAGTGCATGAGAGTAACACTTGCATAGCAACAGAGCTGGTGGTCCGGACGTCAAAGTGGAGGGTTAGTCTCTATGGTAAAGCTGACACACATCTAGGCCTCAGGAACATATTTCTTATGCTGGGAATGATTGCTGAAGCCTACTCAAAAAGAgataatcaaataaaaaaaaaaacaaccccaaaatacAGAGAAAGTGACACGGTGCCTTTCTCATGTCTGTgtattacatttaaatttaattttgaatttccTGCAGTTACAAATGCACATTTGTTAGATCATAGCACTGCTATGTTACGATTATACTGATGTATCCAGTCGCTGGCTCTCAAATCCCACCAGTCTCCCCTGCTGATAGGACTTGGGCACCCACTCCACTTGCTGGTACAGACCACACACTCACTCACTAACCCTGATCAGGGATCCTCTCTCCACCCAGCTGCCTCACCCCTACAGGCAACTGTACACACAGGCGCACGCATACTGACCAGACTCTGTTTACATAAAGTGGTCTGTAATGCCACTTTattgctt
Coding sequences within:
- the LOC104067956 gene encoding interferon-induced protein with tetratricopeptide repeats 5 isoform X2, with the translated sequence MSISKISLKHSLLQLQCHFTWNLRREDVDLDDLEETVGDQIKFFIESNSKNYNLLSYVHHLKNANEEALRSLKKAEEIVERNHPDEIARRSLVTWGNYAWIYYYMERYEEAQSYVSKVVNSCKKLSSTAQWTIQLPEIDAEKGWAFLKFGGIYYKRAKDCFEDALKGDPNNPEFNAGYAIAMYRLENYFHRECEDASLSFKPLKRAVELNPGDTSIVALFALKLQDLNQADEGERYIEEAMQKTPDLPYFLRYAAKFYRRRGDTDKALEIVKKALSVTPNSAFLHHQLALCYRAKLFQLKKSTRYPPQDQVEELIQRAIFHFKKVTDKRPKLYVAHTDLAKMYAEAKRYEEAKAAFQKAFQINNMPDSDKQQCYYYYGNFQRFQMKSESEAIQCYIEALKIENDSYLFHKCRTTLKKLLEQRIQGGSRNATDFGTLGFIHNLNGEKHEAIECYEKAVELCPNNEEYLSALCELQLSVSR
- the LOC104067956 gene encoding interferon-induced protein with tetratricopeptide repeats 5 isoform X1 produces the protein MSSISKISLKHSLLQLQCHFTWNLRREDVDLDDLEETVGDQIKFFIESNSKNYNLLSYVHHLKNANEEALRSLKKAEEIVERNHPDEIARRSLVTWGNYAWIYYYMERYEEAQSYVSKVVNSCKKLSSTAQWTIQLPEIDAEKGWAFLKFGGIYYKRAKDCFEDALKGDPNNPEFNAGYAIAMYRLENYFHRECEDASLSFKPLKRAVELNPGDTSIVALFALKLQDLNQADEGERYIEEAMQKTPDLPYFLRYAAKFYRRRGDTDKALEIVKKALSVTPNSAFLHHQLALCYRAKLFQLKKSTRYPPQDQVEELIQRAIFHFKKVTDKRPKLYVAHTDLAKMYAEAKRYEEAKAAFQKAFQINNMPDSDKQQCYYYYGNFQRFQMKSESEAIQCYIEALKIENDSYLFHKCRTTLKKLLEQRIQGGSRNATDFGTLGFIHNLNGEKHEAIECYEKAVELCPNNEEYLSALCELQLSVSR